One Rubidibacter lacunae KORDI 51-2 genomic window, CCGGTTCTGTCCGAGGACGGCGAGCCGGCAGTGGTGATGGGTTCTCCGACGGGCCGCCGCCCGACAGTATCCATAGAGGTCAAATGCCGGTTTGCCCCCTTGAAGAACGGATAAGTGCCTAAGCGCCAGCTCTTGCAACGCCTCGTCGCTGCGCGCGGAGATCGGCAGGAGATATGCCGCCGGTCCGTCATCTTCTGCATTCGGTGTCTCTTCACAAACTTCGGACCCCATCCTGCCGGCGGAGGTTGGGGCTTCCTCGACGATCGCATGGGCATTCGCCCCGCCGAAGCCGAAGGAATTGACCCCTGCTCGGCGAGGACATCCGTCATCCGGCCAGGCAATGGTCTCCACCGGCACTACGAAATGATGTCCGGATAACCCCAGCTCGGGATTCTCCCTGTCAAAATTGCGATTTGGGGGGATAACACCGTGGTGAACGGCCAAGGCCGCCTTGATCAATCCGGCAATGCCGGCCGCCGCCTCCAGATGTCCGATATTGGTCTTGACCGAACCAATAAAATGCGGTCTGGCATTGGTTTGGCCGTTGCCGAAGACGTCTCCCAATGCCCGGATTTCTATCGGGTCTCCTACCGGCGTCCCGGTTCCATGGGCCTCGATGTAGCGAACGCCGCCCGGATCGATGCCGGCCTTCCGGTAAACCTGCCGCAGCATATCCGCCTGGGCATCGGCGGAAGGCATGGTCAGGCTCGGGGTGCGCCCATCCTGATTTACCGCTGTACCTTTGATGACAGCATAGATACAGTCCCGATCCCTCAACGCATCGTCCAAGCGCTTGAGAACCACAACCCCAGCTCCTTCGCCGCGGGCAAATCCATCGGCGCTTGCATCGAAGGCCTTGCAGCGGCCATCCTGGGCAAGCATTGTCGCGCGGCTAAAGCCAATGGTTGGCTCCGGCTTGAGGAGAGCGTTGACCCCTCCGACCAGGGCCATGCTGCATTCGTCGGCATGGATGCTCTGACAGGCAAGATTCAACGCAGTCAAGGATGAAGAACATGCCGTGTCGACCGCAAGGCTCGGTCCCTTGAAGTCGAAACAATAAGATATGCGGTTGGCGGCAATGCACAGGACTTGACCGGTATTGGTGTGAGCCCCGATATGTTCGCGGCTATACTGGCTGTGTTGAATGTGCCCGTAGTCAAATGAAGCAATTCCCACAAACACACCGACATCCCGGCCGCGGAGGGATTGCAATGTCAAACCACCGTCCTCCAGGGCATTAAAGGATGTCTCCAGCAGCATGCGCTGCTGCGGATCCATAACCGCAGCTTCACGCGCCGAGATCCCGAAGAAGCCAGCGTCGAATTCGGCAATCCCGTCAATGAACCCGCCGCGAAGCGAACCAACAGTGCCCGGTTCGTTCATCGCATCGGGGCTGAACAGAAGGTCGTTGTTCCAGCGGTCGGCCGGGACGGGCACTGTCGCATCGACACCGGCGGTCAGAAGCTGCCAAAAACTCGCCGCCGAATTGGCATTTCCCGGGAACCGGCAGCCGATACCGACGATGGCGACAGGTGCATGGGGTGAATGTCCATCGGCATGGGCGAAACGGGCTGCTGCATTGTCATCGAGCATAATCGGCTGCTCTCGAACGAGATCCTCGGACGCGATATGTCGTATGAAGAAAATTAAGTTGAACTTCAATTTAGCTCAGGCTTAGCGCCAGATCGTGGCAAAACAACTAAATGCGTAACAAAAGATACAGTTTGGCAACATACATTTACTTCATGGGTTTTTCAACTCTCTCAATGGATAGGTGGATTCAACAGCGAGCAGGATAGTGAGATTCTTAGAGGCTGCTTGAAGAGTTCAGGGCGGTATCAAATTACTCCAGACGTATGACCATTAGGCGGATCGTCGCAATCCGAATCATCGCCTCCGATGACGCCAGCAAATACTTGTAGTCCACATTCAACCGCCGATACCAACTCCACCAGCCAAACGTTCTCTCAACCACCCACTGCTGCGGCAGTAACACACATCCCTTCGCTGTTGCTGCGCCAGACTGCCGTGCCTTAGGCGTCGACTTGGAGTGTTCTCGACAGCTAGCTGAAACCGAATTGGCACGTCAGTTTTTCAGTCCCCGCGAGGCTGAGGCGATCGCCCAACTGCCTCCTGAGGAGGGACAGCGAGCCTTTTTGCGCATGTGGACGCTGAAAGAAGCTCGCTTGAAGGCTACTGGAGTCGGGATTTCTGAAGGGCTAGCGCGGGTCGCTGTCGATCTGGACCATCCCATTGCGCTGCCCTGGCGAGTACGAGTGGACGATCGAGGAGTTGACCGTTGGGAAAGGGTACTTCGGTGCCTTTACCGCGTTCGGGGACGGATGGCAGTGCCATTACTTCCGGATGCGTTGAATTTCAGAACATAGGCGATGCATAGGCGATCGCGCTGTCAGACGGAGGAACCCCTACCCGCGCCTTATTCCGATGCACCCACTTGGCCTTGAAAGTTGCTCATTATCCACTTGGACAAGTGCCGAACATGCGGATGCTTGAGCGCTGTCATGTGGTTGCCCGGACCATGCCAGGACAAAAGCTCTGGGGCCCATAAGCGCCATGCCTCAACGCTGTTCGCAATTGATTTGGCATTGGACGATTCAGGAAGCTTGGGATTGCTCATTAATATCAAACCGGTCCGTCCTGGGTACGGCCTTGCCGGTTGATATTTCGTCCTGAGAGCGGTTCCAAAGGAGCGAACTACTCCTTGCAGATCTTGTGACTTGGAACGTGCCGGCATCAAACCGTGCTGAAGAAGACTCTCATGCAAGCGGCCGATTTGCCGCTCTGCATCGAGCTGCGCCAATTCAGCGGGCTCCATCCCAAGCGAACATTCTCCAGCTTGTTCGTAAATTTCAATCAATTTTGTCACGACTTTGGTGCGTGTGTACTCGCTTACTCGATCCCCGTGTTGCTTCGGTGCTTCGCTGTCGATCAAGGTGAGCGACTCAGCTGGGCAGCCGAGTTCCAGCAGCTCCAGGGCAATCTGGAAAGCAATCCAGCCTCCAAAGGAATGACCGAGTAGATGGACAGGTCCGTCAGGGCAGACCGTTCGAATTGCCTCAAGGTAGCATCTGGAAGCGGCCCGAACGCTCGCGTGTGGCACACGCTGGCCGTCCAGTCCGCGTGGCTGCAGACCATAGATGGGACAGGACTCACCAAGGGCGTTTGCAAGCGGTGCAAAGCCGGCGACATTGCCGCCTGCCCCGGGGATGCAGAAGACCGGAATTTGCCCAGCCTGTCCTTTTTGAATGGTCACCAGTGGCTCGTAACTTCGTCCCTGTGTATAAACTCGCTGTTCTTGATTATTTAGAGCCTTGGAAAGAGATGTCCCAAGGCAGGAAATATTGGGAGGATCCATCATCGTCCAGTGATTTCCAGGGACCGGAACGACGTGAATATGCTCTTTTGAGATAACAGTTTCCCAACCACCTGTTTGGCTAGACTCGGTATCTTCGATGGCTGCAAAAAGGTGCATGGGCACCGGGATCGGTTGAACATGATATTGGTGCATGGCATGTGTGCAAGCATACATGCGGGAGATGTATTTTCGAACCTCATATTGGTGTAACAGGCTCTCTATGTCATCCAGTGCTATCGGTATGCCGCGCCTTTCGGCAATTGCCGCGAGATGCAGAAGAACGTGTTTGTCTTCGAGAATTCGTCGCAGATAATCCTCTTCTGAACTGACAGTTTCAAATGATCGCGGGCAATTGATATCGAGGAGTCCGAGGAATGCGACCTGGTCATCATTGCCGATCAGCTGGACAGCGACTTCGTAAGCAAGCAAACCACCGAACGACCATCCTGCGATGTAGTAAGGACCTTTCGGCTGCACCATTTTGATCGAGGTCAGAAAATGGGCAGCCATGGCCTCAATCGTGAGTAGAGGTGTATTCACATCACTGGGATTTTTCAGCCCGTAAACGGGTATATCTGCATCGATATGACGGGTAAGTTCGAATCCATAGATAACTTCACCACTGGGCTCCTGGAAAAGGAATAGAGGAGGTTTGTTTCCTTCCGCACGAAACACTGTTATACCCCGATCCAGCAGGCGGTCCTGATCATTCAATGCGTTTGCAAAGGCAATGACGGTTG contains:
- a CDS encoding 4'-phosphopantetheinyl transferase family protein, which produces MECSRQLAETELARQFFSPREAEAIAQLPPEEGQRAFLRMWTLKEARLKATGVGISEGLARVAVDLDHPIALPWRVRVDDRGVDRWERVLRCLYRVRGRMAVPLLPDALNFRT
- a CDS encoding non-ribosomal peptide synthetase, translated to FYIGGVQVARGYLNRPDLTAERFVPDPFSADADARLYRTEDLGRWRADGTLEYLGRRDFQVKIRGHRIELGEIEACLRAHAGVGDAVVVARGSGSEDGNALAAYVVTDRNGAGPEDGSFKVDAQALQDHAVRHLPSWMAPSAYVLMEAFPLTASGKLDRRALPSPDEAAYVRQIYEAPQGTVEETLALIWSQLLGVERVGRHDNFFDLGGHSLLAVLMVSRLREALGKEVPLAKLFARPTVIAFANALNDQDRLLDRGITVFRAEGNKPPLFLFQEPSGEVIYGFELTRHIDADIPVYGLKNPSDVNTPLLTIEAMAAHFLTSIKMVQPKGPYYIAGWSFGGLLAYEVAVQLIGNDDQVAFLGLLDINCPRSFETVSSEEDYLRRILEDKHVLLHLAAIAERRGIPIALDDIESLLHQYEVRKYISRMYACTHAMHQYHVQPIPVPMHLFAAIEDTESSQTGGWETVISKEHIHVVPVPGNHWTMMDPPNISCLGTSLSKALNNQEQRVYTQGRSYEPLVTIQKGQAGQIPVFCIPGAGGNVAGFAPLANALGESCPIYGLQPRGLDGQRVPHASVRAASRCYLEAIRTVCPDGPVHLLGHSFGGWIAFQIALELLELGCPAESLTLIDSEAPKQHGDRVSEYTRTKVVTKLIEIYEQAGECSLGMEPAELAQLDAERQIGRLHESLLQHGLMPARSKSQDLQGVVRSFGTALRTKYQPARPYPGRTGLILMSNPKLPESSNAKSIANSVEAWRLWAPELLSWHGPGNHMTALKHPHVRHLSKWIMSNFQGQVGASE